The DNA region tttagataatttccagaaaaatttcggcagagtttcctttgttttacagactatccaaattaaccctgcgcacagataataccaacaatgaccacccagggccaacaaagcaacatttaaacatatgcggaccggccgccgcggtgaatgggatcgcccaaacacaacatatacacgcatccgtacagaaagaccccaacccacaaacatgtctacagacctctaaacagaccgacagaatcatatgacgggacagggccccgccgtacccatgaacgagaatatataaatacagtagtgacagactgtaccaaaagatgggctctgaataaaagagcgctccaaatggcagaaaaatatcctagacggacggatcagcaaacctgtcgtcggtacctgcgcggcatgaaaacgcagcccccgaagaaagggggtcagtacgaaatatgtactgaatatgtaaagcctgaattacagaaaccaaaatcataaccggaaacagaacgaacagaaaggaatgcaaaaatccagaataccaaatgcatatttcaaaacataaggaatgtgtacagaaacatatgccatatcatgtccggcccccgccaagggactcggtagacagaacgtggtcaccctcccgacgctggtgccacaacacataaggatcagaataggggataaccccataacatagcatgtcatgtcaaatggccatatcggatcatatcatatcatatcaaatagtgtacatggcacagcatactccacaacccatgtacacgtatacctgccccctcaccatcgaggcacggcgaacaatgcagaggaatacgcttgacaacatatcctggcccgggctcagtgaaggaaacattgagacatccacgagtggagtagtgagaaactaatgcaacaTGAGACATAATACATTTTACAAGGACTCGATGGAGTATTCCGAACAACAACCGTATTAATGAAACCGCACGATAGTCACGGTGCGTATATTTCGGATAACAAAAATAGATTATGTGATAATAGTCTTCTTGGgatcatttccatattccaaaataatttataagactcaatagaataacttaACAAGTGTCATTTAGTAGTCAGaagagtagttaagacgtttcctttaaaACTTCTCAAAATAGGTTAAAATGCAATAAGAGTGAAATCGagcatagtgggcccacctcgggtcaactaaaGTGATAGGCTCAATTTACGTACATTAAGTCTATAGAGTCATCCCTGGAGATCTTCAAACAATCTCCTAACTTTCCAAGCAATTTGTGTAAacttaccaaattctttcaacaaAACGTACTTAtaggattcaattctattgaatgaaaaatgaACATTTTCAGATTTAGTTTGCTATAAACAGAATATCCCCCGAGGTTCAatttcaaacctagtacatctaggacatgccaagagaaagaaaaggatagTTTTACATACCTGTCGACGACTATCCGTGAATCCCTTTTGCCTCGTTgctcttttcgcctatttatataaaagtgacgttatcgttagtaactatatttcctAGTTCGCCACTCTATAGTTCATTCTTCTATAGGACCTACATTCCAGTCTATATATGTGTTCTCACTTAAGTATTCTATTATCTAGCATTTtggcgaaaattcggcagcacttccccttataggttcacctatccaaatttccaattgtgttcctgtagacacagaaataccaGCAACAATACATGGGCACACTTatactttcaattccttcaatccaataaaaaaaaaacgacAATATGATCGTATCAACAcaattccaactttaactttcCAATCTTTTCGCCATATAGTTCGGGACAACAACAACTATAGCATCAAATAAATCAGTCCACTAATTTCCCTTacaccagcccctacacggcttcaataccaacatacaaaattccatgatttttattcatttccacacatTACCACACGTTCAAACCATCCACAATATATGCAAAATAATATTGAACATTACTTCATATAAGCCTTTCACACGACTAACTTTAAATTTCAACAAtaacatttcaacaccaacatacacaatttcatgcatcaaattcatatttgtacattcacaacacattcaacttcatcccaaaacatatagaaaatgatcaatttttaccttaacaagttggtcCCTTAACCTTGCTATTCACTTGAATATCCACAACACATTGAGACATTAATCACACTTGGAACTTCAACAAAATTTTCCTCCACTGTTCGGCTAAGCAGTTCTGGCCGAGGACCTCCTTCCTTCTCCAACTTACTTCTTTCTTTCACCTTAGGACTTTGATCAAAttacaaaaataatttttctccCTCAAACAACCATGCTGGCCGAAACAGCCATGGCCATGTTTTTCTTGCTTTTAAGCTCACTTTGACAAATATGAAATGAAAATGTTCATTCCACTGTTTACTTAGTCACATATGTATGAGCTCCAATCATCCTACACGTGCCCTTCTAAGGTGGATTGTATTGGATgatttcattttattcattttcttAACCTCATGCGCATAAAGTTTGTCACCTAGCTCGAGTTCCTGGAAAAGCTTTGCACCAACATTGTTAAATTGTAATATTAAATTGCCCTAAAGATAATACTGTACAAAAGTTGTGTCCCTAAATTTAATCAACCAGGACCACCTAAAAGTAAGTTAATATGTCATGACTCACAATTAAATAACCAAAGGTGGTGCACAGCAAGTAAAGACATGTTAAGGAATTAATTAATGATATATAGTATATACCAAGCCATGATCTTTGAAAAGCCCATCATCTGAAGGAATCCAAAACGGTTTTGTGTCTTTATCTGTGTGGGTTTTGTGATCTAACTATATGACACAGCCTGCatgaacccctttttttttttttactaattcgggtggggcccacatggcccctttaagcttaattaattaatgaagtgatttaaattttaatcccacttaataatctaatcatagttaatttacccctaatctccaataatatctttataccaataaaatttatacacaatttatgttttaattaaaattgaaaattaacgatttctatttcgtatccgaaaataattccgcctttaacttgagtcgatttgcttgcggataattcgtcgtataaatgtacggggtataacatcctccccccctttacaacattcgtcctcgaatgtcaaattaatcttatagggtcttgtaagcaTTTTGGGGAAAATATATCACAAAGTAGAGGCTAGACCTGTCAATACACTTATATTTCGAAAAAAGACATTAGTATACCTGTATCCGCGTTTGGTagcgcctccgggtcctgtcgactagtcaaggcatagatgcggttcgaaggaccgcttgaactgggagctccgccacgacctctgctgCGGCCTGCTGATGTCGACGTACCCTGCCCCGCAGGGCGTATGGCTATCGAAGGAGACGATGACCCAgcgactgacccggtaggctgcgctgcacctcccaaattacccttatacgggcactctctcacagtatggccctggcggccacaagaataacaagcacctgtagcacggtagcactctccagggtggtatctcccacagtaagaacactgaggcctgggtggcctcgtctgaccggaactcctgtctacccgcgaacctgaaaccccggagctctggcctgctcctaaataccctgggctatcaaatctcctgcctgagaactgcggaggtgtgctctgtgccggctgggaagaatgCCAGCTAGACTGCTGCTGcggctgaggctgtctgcctcgggaatctccagaatatcctgcagacctggccctcttgggcggcctcctgtcccgatctctgctggaataatcgtccctgtgtcggtcctccatacccagagcataggcctgtagtcgggcgatatccatatctgtctgcaatgccaccgccatacagccatcaatcaaataacggtctaaccccatcacgtatctgtgcatccgatcggccatgtctgctactatggcaggtgcataccgggccagagaatcaaactccaaattatactcacgaacgctccgacccctctgctgcagatgcaaaaatcgatcaacctgcgcccgccgtaactctgggggcaaaaagtggcgggtaaacgcagccacgaactcgtcccaagtagctggggaagcaccctcacccctggatagctcccaggactcataccagtgagcagcaacatcccgtagtctgtgcgaggccaactcaacagactcagtctctgaagccctgaccaagtctagtgagcgtcgcatcccccgaataaagtcatgggggtcctcgtcgggcttagacccaaaaaactctggggggccacataataggaactctcgaaccctcaggctgtcacgcctgtcatcatcatcatcatccctccgcccgcgtctgcgagcctgccccgctaccagtcGAGTCAATAGCTGAACTGCCTCTCGCAGGGTACCATcatctgcccctggctggggaact from Lycium barbarum isolate Lr01 chromosome 10, ASM1917538v2, whole genome shotgun sequence includes:
- the LOC132615951 gene encoding uncharacterized protein LOC132615951 isoform X1 encodes the protein MPPKKATAAQKKKGVVGETSRAQKGTRTLAQMMRDIASQPADSTTSSSSEESGAPVAATRGRGTATPLAPEAPTAAPPVPQPGADDGTLREAVQLLTRLVAGQARRRGRRDDDDDDRRDSLRVREFLLCGPPEFFGSKPDEDPHDFIRGMRRSLDLVRASETESVELASHRLRDVAAHWYESWELSRGEGASPATWDEFVAAFTRHFLPPELRRAQVDRFLHLQQRGRSVREYNLEFDSLARYAPAIVADMADRMHRYVMGLDRYLIDGCMAVALQTDMDIARLQAYALGMEDRHRDDYSSRDRDRRPPKRARSAGYSGDSRGRQPQPQQQSSWHSSQPAQSTPPQFSGRRFDSPGYLGAGQSSGVSGSRVDRSSGQTRPPRPQCSYCGRYHPGECYRATGACYSCGRQGHTVRECPYKGNLGGAAQPTGSVAGSSSPSIAIRPAGQGTSTSAGRSRGRGGAPSSSGPSNRIYALTSRQDPEALPNADTGTDDRFADPSV